Proteins encoded by one window of Sorangium aterium:
- a CDS encoding cytochrome-c peroxidase, protein MTPSSNFGGAIGLAALLLAGGCGDDGPAAPGPLPPLVTDAIPAGFPARTAAARAPAENALTEARAQLGKRLFFDKRLSRTGEIACASCHRQEYAFADPVPVSQGVDGRLGQRNAPALVNLAWGESFFWDGRAATLEEQTGKPIENPDEMDLPLAEAVARVAGDDVYVKAFMDAYGVPPGEESLRKALASFVRSIVSADSAYDRHRRGDDTSFGDAERRGEALFLTERAGCFHCHPSGMLTNEGFFNNGTYLEGGDVGRQRITGRTGDLGKFKVPGLRNIAASAPYMHDGSLATLEEVVDHYDRGGLGHFSTDPQIDELRLSPDEKADLVAFLRSLTDTAFLDDPRYRP, encoded by the coding sequence GTGACGCCGAGCTCCAACTTTGGCGGGGCCATCGGCCTGGCGGCGCTGCTCCTCGCGGGCGGATGCGGCGACGACGGGCCGGCGGCCCCTGGACCTTTGCCGCCGCTCGTCACGGACGCCATCCCCGCCGGCTTTCCCGCGCGCACCGCGGCGGCCAGAGCGCCGGCCGAAAACGCGCTCACCGAGGCGAGGGCCCAGCTCGGCAAGAGGCTCTTCTTCGACAAGCGCCTCTCTCGCACCGGCGAGATCGCGTGCGCGAGCTGCCACCGACAGGAGTACGCCTTCGCCGATCCGGTCCCCGTCTCCCAGGGGGTCGACGGCCGCCTGGGACAGCGGAACGCGCCCGCGCTGGTGAACCTCGCCTGGGGCGAGAGCTTCTTCTGGGATGGCCGCGCGGCCACCCTGGAAGAGCAGACCGGGAAGCCCATCGAGAACCCCGACGAGATGGATCTACCGCTCGCCGAGGCCGTCGCTCGTGTCGCCGGCGATGACGTCTATGTGAAGGCGTTCATGGATGCCTATGGCGTGCCTCCCGGCGAGGAGTCCTTGCGCAAGGCCCTCGCCAGCTTCGTCCGTTCGATCGTCAGCGCCGACAGCGCTTACGACCGCCACCGGCGCGGGGACGACACGAGCTTCGGAGACGCCGAGCGCCGCGGCGAGGCGCTGTTCCTGACCGAGCGGGCTGGCTGCTTCCATTGCCACCCGTCCGGAATGCTCACCAACGAAGGCTTCTTCAACAACGGCACTTACCTCGAGGGCGGCGACGTCGGGCGGCAGAGGATCACCGGACGCACGGGAGACCTTGGCAAATTCAAGGTGCCCGGTCTGCGGAACATCGCGGCGAGCGCCCCCTATATGCACGACGGATCGCTGGCGACGCTGGAGGAGGTGGTCGACCATTACGATCGCGGCGGGCTGGGCCATTTCTCGACGGATCCGCAGATCGACGAGCTGCGGCTCTCTCCGGACGAGAAGGCCGATCTGGTGGCGTTCCTGCGGTCGCTGACCGATACTGCCTTCCTCGACGATCCGCGGTACCGCCCCTGA